The following coding sequences are from one Rutidosis leptorrhynchoides isolate AG116_Rl617_1_P2 chromosome 11, CSIRO_AGI_Rlap_v1, whole genome shotgun sequence window:
- the LOC139875358 gene encoding uncharacterized protein, which yields MEVGDGRNTRFWHDCWCGESALSCRFNHLFHLDVNKDDSLADKWVDGKWQWIWSRLLGSRHNQLLIHLQEEISFCHFSDRPDSWTFTLNEDGVYTVKAVRDLIDRKLLPSSNIKTDWFKFVPRKVNIFLWRFKLNALPVRWNLSAKDIDINSVVCPLCNNGIESRDHLFSSVQQRWTYGLRYESG from the coding sequence ATGGAGGTGGGCGATGGAAGAAATACTCGTTTTTGGCACGATTGTTGGTGTGGTGAATCGGCTTTATCGTGTCGCTTTAATCATTTGTTTCACTTGGACGTTAATAAAGATGACTCTCTTGCAGACAAATGGGTGGATGGAAAGTGGCAATGGATTTGGTCTAGACTTCTTGGTAGTAGACATAATCAACTCCTTATTCATCTTCAAGAGGAGATAAGCTTCTGCCATTTTTCAGATCGTCCGGATAGTTGGACGTTTACTTTAAATGAAGACGGTGTATACACGGTAAAAGCAGTGAGGGATCTTATTGATCGTAAGTTACTTCCATCTTCGAATATAAAAACAGATTGGTTTAAGTTCGTCCCGAGAAAGGTTAACATTTTCTTATGGCGATTTAAGTTGAATGCACTTCCGGTTCGTTGGAATTTATCCGCGAAAGACATAGACATCAATTCCGTTGTTTGCCCGTTATGTAACAATGGGATTGAGTCTCGTGATCACCTTTTTTCGAGTGTACAACAGCGATGGACTTATGGTTTAAGATACGAGTCTGGTTAA